The nucleotide sequence TGTCTGACAATGCAGGAAATGCATTCGAAAAGAATTATGATAAAGAAAATCCCGCAGGCTTTGACACCATTACCGTTGAAAATGAACATCCTGATATAACAGCACCTGTAATCGAAAGTATCTCTTTTACAAAGTCTGTTCTTCAGGCTGGTGAGACTGGTTATGCGAAGATCGTAGCCAATGATGATTTATCCGGAGTTTCACATCTTGGAATCAGTTTTAAATCCCCATCAGGTCAGGTTTTACATGTGTACAATGAGATAACGAAACAACTAGACGGCAGCTGGCTTGCAGAGTTTCAAGTTTCACCATTTGCAGAACCTGGCGAATGGAAAGTGAATTATGCTTACGTTTCAGATGTAAATGACAACACTAGATATTACGAATCAGAGGGAATTTTCGCAAGCACTTTTGATACTTTTACAGTTGAGAATGAAAATCCAGATGTAACAATTCCTGAGATTAAATCTGTATCGTTTGAGCAAGAATCCTATCAAGCTGGTGATGTGCTTAAAGTAACATCAGTTATTGAGGACGATCAATCTGGAGTAAAGGATGCAGGGCTCCATTTAAAATCTCCAGACGACTCTGAATGGATTTATGTAGAACTAACTAACAATGAAGGCAATTTGTATTATGGTTCCGTTCAGCTCCCAGATAGCGTCCAGCCTGGTGAATGGAAAGTTGGTTCATCTTTTGTTCGTGACCAAGCAACGAACAGAGGTAATCATGATTATTATGAAACGTATCCTGATACTTTTGGTAAATTCCAAGTGGTTAATGATCATTATGTTCAAAAGCCGAATGTGAACACATTTAATGAAAACTCTACGGAACTATCAGGAGAAGCACTGCCAGGGCATGAAATTCGTATATATGATTTTCATGAAAATGTGATTGGCACTGGCACCGCAAATGAAGAAGGGAAGTTCTCCATTACGATCCCTAAACAAGCTGCTGGCACTGAATTAAAAGTAACAGCAACGAATTCAGAAGGAAATACAAGTAATCCAAGATATGTGTATGTAGAACACGTGTCAATTATGGAACCGCCAGTTGTTTATCCGTTTAGCGACCAAGATACCATTCTTTCTGGAACGGCAGAAGCGAATACATCTGTATCTGTTTTTATTGAAGAAAAGTACTATTATGCAGATGTAAATGAAAATGGTGGATTTTCTGTAGAAATCGGCAAACAAAAAGCGGGAACAATGATTGAAGCGGTAGCTGAAGACAAGGAAGGCAACCGTATAAGTGAAGCTGTTAAAATCACGGTTCAAGACAAAACAGCACCAGATAAACCTGAAGTTAATGAAGTGGATGAAATCGATACAACGGTTACTGGTCTTGCAGAAGCAGGATCAATGGTAACTGTAAAAGCTGAATCGACATTACTTGGAACAGCGCGAGCATCAGAAAATGGAGCTTTTTCGGTTGCGATTGTAAACCAAAAAGCTGGTACAAAACTTACAGTTACTTCAATGGATAGTGAAGGAAATGTAAGTGAAGCAGCGGAAGTGACAGTTGTTGATACAACTGCTCCAGAAAAGCCGTTTTTAAATGAAGTTGGAGACAGCGATGTGCAAGTAACAGGTACTGCAGAAGCAGGTTCATCTGTCACAGTAAATACAGGAACAACAACACTCGGAACCGCAATAGCGTCAGATAATGGAACATTTATTGTCTTAATTGAAAAACAAAAAGCAGGCACGAAACTATCTGTAACTGCAACAGATATATTTGGAAATAAAAGTGAAAAATCTGAAATAACAGTAGCAGATAAAACAGCTCCCAATAAACCAGTTGTAAACGAAGTCGGTGATAGCGACGTTAAGGTTACAGGTACTGCAGAAGCAGGATCAACAGTGACCGTGAAAGCTGGAACTACAACATTAGGAACAGCAACAGCCTCCGAAACTGGAGTGTTTTCTGTAGAGATCGCAATGCAAAAAGCTGGTGTTAAGCTTTCTGTAACAGCGTTGGATGTTTCTAATAATGAAAGTGAAGAAACAGGAGTTACTGTAATAGACAAAACGGCACCATTAAAACCAGTTGTTAATGCAGTGGATGACAATGACGTGATAGTGACTGGAAAAGCAGAAGCAGGCTCAACAGTGACGGTTAAAGCTGGCACGACAACACTAGGTGCTGGTGCTGTATCTGATACAGGTAGTTTCTCTGTTACCATTGCAAAACAAGCGGCAGGTGTGAAGTTAACGATAACGGCTCAGGACGCTGCAGGTAACGTAGGAGAAGAAACAGAGGTTACTGTAGCGGATAAAACAGCTCCACCAGCTCCAACGGTGAACACGGTTGATGATAACGACTTGAAAGTAACAGGAAAAGCAGAAGCGGGATCAACTGTAACAGTGAAATATGGAACAACTACACTTGGAACAGCTACTGCAACAAGTACGGGGACGTTTTCTGTGACTATCGTGAAGCAGAAAGCAGGAACAAAGCTTTCTGTGACCGCAACAGATGCTGCGAAAAATACAAGTAGTGCGACTGCAAAAATCGTAATCGATAAAACAGCTCCAACAGCTCCGACTGTGAACACGGTCGATGATAACGATTTGAAGGTAACAGGGAAAGCAGAAGCAGGGTCGACTGTAACAGTGAAATCTGGAACCACTACACTTGGAACGGCTACTGCAACAAGTACAGGGACGTTTTCTGTGACTATCGTGAAGCAGAAAGCAGGAACGAAGCTTTCTGTAACAGCAAAAGATAAAGCGAAAAATACAAGTAGTGCGACTGCAAAAACCGTAATCGATAAAACAGCGCCTGCAGCACCGACAGTGAACACGGTCGATGACAACGACTTGAAGGTAACAGGAAAAGCAGAAGCAGGATCAACTGTAATAGTGAAAGTCGGAACACTTACACTTGGAACAGCAACTGCAACAAGTACGGGTACTTTCTCGGTAACCATCGTAAAGCAGAAAGCAGGAACAAAACTTTCTGTAACAGCAACAGATACGGCGAAGAACACAAGTAGTGCGACTACAAAAACCGTAATCGATAAAACCGCGCCTGCAGCACCGACTGTGAACACGGTTGATGATAACGACCTGAAAGTAACCGGAAAAGCAGAAGCAGGATCAACAATAGCGGTGAAGGTCGGATCAACTACACTTGGAACAGCTACTACAACAAGTACGGGTACATTCTCCGTAACCATCGTAAAGCAGAAAGCAGGAACAAAACTTTCTGTAACAGCAACGGATAAAGCGAAGAATACAAGTACTGTAAGGTCTGTAACGGTAATTGATAAAACCGCGCCTGCAGCTCCAACGGTGAACACGGTCGATGATAACGACTTGAAAGTAACAGGAAAAGCAGAAGCAGGATCAACAGTAACGGTGAAGGTCGGAACAACTACACTTGGAACAGCTACTACAATAAGTACGGGTACATTCTCCGTAACCATTGTGAAGCAGAAAGCAGGAACGAAACTAACAGTTACAGCAACAGACAAAGCGAAGAATAAAAGTACTGCAACAACCAAAACGGTTATTGACAAAACTGCTCCAAACGCTCCAACTATAAATAAAGTTGATAACAACGATCTAAAAGTAACAGGAAAAGCAGAAGCAGGTTCTACGGTAATAGTGAAAGTAGGAACAAAAACGTTAGGGTCAGCAAAAGCTTTGAGCAATGGAACATATACCATTAAAATAGCTGCGCAAAAAACAGGAACAAAGCTGACAGTAACAGCTACAGACACGGCAAAAAACGTTAGCAAAGGAACAGTAATAACAGTAGTAAAAGCATAAAAAGCCACGTAAAACCCTTTTCTCTTATTGAGAAGAGGGTTTTTGCTATATATATTTAAAAAGATATATTCATTTTTAAGAAAATATTGTAAGATATGATAAGTTGTTATTTATTGGATTATAAAAGAGGAGATTTATGTTGAACGGTTTTAAAATCATGCCTAAATGCATAAAAAAAGCGATTCGTTATATATATCAAGATGCACCTTATGAGAATTTGTTAGAGATTCAAATGCTCGTAAATTCAGCTATAGAAAAAAGATTAAACGAGAGTAAAAAATAGAGATAGAGAGTTACCATAAAATGAGGCGAGCCTGTTAGGTACCTCATTTTTTTAATGCTCAAAAAGTGATCTACACCATTTCTGTTACTATTTATCTACTACTCTGGTATACTATATTTTGTAAATAATTGTATAAGTTGGTGGATAATGAAAAAGTATTTAGTTAGTTTGCTAGTCGTTACCCTTGTTATGGGCTCTATTTTTTTTACAAAACCGAAAGAAGCCTACGCTGCTGATCCAGTAGTGTCTGTGTCTTTAAACATGTACATAAAAAATGCTACTGCTCTCTCCTTTTTGCCAAAAGGCACTTATAAGGTGACTGAAAGTGGAAAGACGTTGGGCTCCGGAAAGAAGTACACGATTAAAGTGGTAAAAGGAGAACTACACCTCTATTACGGAAGTACGCTAGTTTCGAAAGGCAAGACCCTTACCGTTAAGCCTAATGTGGTTGCAAGTACACATCTTATGACCCTTTACGGCAATAAGACACTCTCGTATTTAGGAACGATGAAGTTTACTATTGAGAGTTCTAAGTATATTCGCCCGATTAATACTCTACCTTTGGAGGAATATATTAAGGGTGTTGTACCTGGTGAAATGGATTCTAGCTACCATTTGCAAGCTCTTAAAGCGCAGGCTATTATTGCAAGATCTTACGTGATGTATAGGTTGAATGCAAAAAAAGCTATAAATGACACACCAAATATTCAGCATTATACAGGTTACGATTCAGAAAATAATAAAACCGATAAAGCGATTATGGAGACGAAAGGAAAAGTCTTAACCTATCAAGGGAATGTGGTAGAGGCTGTATATAATGCTTCAAATGGCGGCTATACAGAAACAAATCAAGGCGCTTGGCCACGAGTTGGCGCTCCTAAGCTGCCGTATTTTACGGCTAAGCCAGATACGTATGATAGCAAAATAGCTTGGACTAAAACGTTTTCTAGAAAACAGATCTCTTTAGTAGGAAAAAATTTAAAAAAGCCAGAATCTTGGTGGGGAAGTGTAGTTGAGAAGGATAAAGCTTTAGCAAATGTATTAAGAGGGAAACTAACAGCTTCAAATCAAACGTCTAAAATTGTTGAGATTACTTCTGTTGCACTTCCTAAGGAACGAACAGAAGGCAAGAGGTTGTTGCACGTAGCTTTTTATGTGAGGTATTACATTAAAGATGCATCCGGTAAGGTCTTGAAGAATACTAATGGTGAGGCAAAACTGTACGGAAAAAAAGTTACCATAACGGCAGACCAGTTTACGAGTGCACTTGGGTTAACAAGCAAGTATGTAACGGGCTTAAGTAAAACATCAACACTCTTCAAAGTAATAGGCCTTGGTAATGGGCATGGGGTAGGGCTGAGTCAGACAGGTGCCAATGCAAGAGCGAAGGCTGGATGGGGCTATCGCGAAATTCTAGCTTTCTATTATCCAACTACGACTTTAAAGAATGACAAAACGTCATCCATTCCTTCAGCTCTTCAGGTAACGGGAACGGTGAATTATGAAGGTGTTAACATTCGGAAATCAGCCACAACATCATCCGTTTCCTTAGGCAAGGGTAAACTAGGACAAGCTGTAACGGTCCTAGGCAAGACGAAAGAATGGTACAGAATTAAGATTGGGTCGCTGACAGGATACATGCATGAAGAATATGTGACAGTGAAGCAGGAATTAGCTTATAAGAATGGTATTACGCCGATCACATCTGGCAGAATTCAATACTTGGGAAGTGCTCTTGTAAAAGAAAAGAATACCATTTATGTTCCACTTGCGGGCTTATCCAAGCGTTATGCTATGACTACGAAAGTATCAGGATCTACCATTTCGATCACATCTGGAACGCGAAAAGTTACAGCTTCTCTTGTTAGCAACACCGCAACGGTTAATGGTGTTAAAAAGATGTTAAGTGTAAGACCAAAGACGATTAATAAAGTGGTGTATGTGCCTGCGTCGTTCTTGAGTGAAACAGGATTAGCATCTTATTATGAAGAAAAAGCAGAAGGCGCACTATGGATTAATAGATAAATAGAGGAAGCTGGCTCAAAAGGTGCATAAAGTAACCTTTAGTAGTCAGTTTTTTTTGATGATGTTTTTTAGGATGGAAGTGTTCGTGTAAAGGTAAGGTGAACTGGATGTGCGTGAAACCAGGGCAAACATTGTGTAAAAAATTCTTTTCTTCACTTTTTACAGAACACTTGCTTAAGTATGCTTGTATTGCCCCTATGGAGTTAGACTGTAGCGGGTCATGACGCTTAAAAAAACGATCCCCTGTAATAAAAATTCTCATTTTATAAATTAAACCATAGATATTAATTGAATAATCCAATAAATCAAACTAGATATTACATTAACAATAAATGTATAATAATGGTATAAAATGACGGAAGGAATTATTTCTGTGGATAAAAGCAAGAAAGAACATAGTGGTTTTTCTGATTCTGTAATTGGAGCTCAGACCACTGAAGCAATAGAACGTTATGGGCGGGCAACTTCTGAATACATAAAAGGTTACAAAGGTAAGCTTGTGAATGGGGTTGTTGTAAAAAAAGGATTGAAGCAGGTTTCTAACTCTCGTGTACATCCTGACTATATAAAACAGAATCTAAAGCAACAAGCGGGTTTTTCAGCAGAGATTGACTATGTAAATCAAAAGAATGCTGAAAATATAATTGATAAGAAGAAAACGCGTTTTCATCGTTCCAACGATATCGGCAGAGGAAATGACCCTCAGATTGATATTCTCTCAATCGATGAATTTGGTAATCCTTCTTATGGGGCACAGATGAAATTTTGTGGGAAATTTAGAACCCCTGAAGAAGTGAGCGAGAGTTCCAAACAGTTAGTGAATAAATTGACGGGTAAAAAGTGGACAAAATATCGAGGGACTAAAGTTTTGGTTCCTAAAGAACAATATGAGATTGCGAAGAAATACGCCGAAGACACGGCCAAAAAGTTATCGGATAAAGCTGATCAGTTTAGAAACCAAGGTAACTTTGACAAAGCAAACCTACTTGAGGAAAAAGCAGCAAAGTATTTACAAGTCTCGAAAGATTTAGAGAACAGTGGGATCACATCAAAAGAAGCCGTATTTATACGAAAACACCCAAAGCTTACTACAGCCAAACATGTGGCGAAGACTGCGCATCGATCGGGAATGGAGAACGCTAAAAATGCAGCCGTCATTTCAGCAGTAGTCTCCTCTGCACAAAACATTACGAGTGTATTTAGAGGTGAGAAAAAGACAGTTGATGCTGCGAAAGACGTCGTAAAAGATACAGGAGCTGGGATGGTAACAGCTTATGCTATCGGTGCTGGGGATACAGCTATAAGGGGTATGCTTGCATCTAGCAAGACTCAAGTTCTTCAAAACCTCTCCAAATCAAACATGCCCGCCATGATTGCAACAGCATCCGTTCAAGTCGGAAAATCCCTGGTTCGCTATTCCAAAGGAGAAATCGACAGTTTGGAATTAGCTCAAGAACTTGGCGAAAAAGGGACAGGCATGATGGCAGCTAGTTTTGGTGCTGCTGTGGGAACGGCAATCTTACCAGGAATCGGGACTATCGTCGGGGGGATGGTCGGTTACATGGCGAGCTCAACTATCTATAGTTCGTGTATGCAGGTTTTAAGAGAGGAACAGCTCTCTTTTGAGCGACGAGAAAAAATTCATAAGATTGCGACGGCTGCTATGGACGCAATGGAATCCCAAGGTGAAGATTTATTACAGTTAATTGATCAGTTTTACGAAAATCGATACAAAGTATTCTCCGATAGCCTTATGACTATCCATTCTGCAGGATTAGAAAATAATATCGAGAGGTTTACAGAAGGATTGAATCAGATAGCGCTTGAGATGGGAAAATCGTTAAAGTTTAAAAATTTTAATGAGTTCGATCACTTTATGATAGATGAAGAAAAAGCATTAGACTTTTAAAAATCGGAGGAAATACAAATGCCACTACCATTGATACCCGTAATAGCAGCAGGTATTGCAGCTGTTACAGCTGCAACAGGAGTTAAGAAAGGGCTAGACGCTAAACGTGATATGAGTCAGGCGAAAGCTCTGAACGCATCGTCACAAGATATTGCAAAAGAATCAGAGGAGTTTCTTTTAAAAGCAAAGATTAAAACGAATGATGCAATAAAAAAGCTCGGTCAGGAGAAGATACACGTACTTTCTTCTTCCATTAACGACTTTGTTATTCATTTTGAGAAAATCAAAAACATTAATTTAAAGAGCAGCACAGGAATTGAAGAGTTAAAAGATCTTCATCCTTCAAGCGAGAACTTTAAACAATTGAAGAAAGCTTCATATGAAGCAAAACAGATTACAGTGAACGGCCTAGCTGCTATCGGATCAGGTGCACTCCTTGCATACGGTACTTATAGTGTAGTGATGGGGGGATTAGGTGGTTTGTTAGTAACGGCAACCACAGGTGCCACTCTTTCCTCCCTAACTGGTGTAGCAGCAAGTAACGCGACACTTGCTTGGCTTGGTGGTGGTGCCCTCTCAGCAAGTGGCTTTGGAATGGCTGGAGGAATGGTGGTCCTTGGAGGGTTAGTAGTTGGACCAGCTCTAGCGATTGGTGGTGTCATATTTGCGAGTCAAGCCAAAAGTGCCTTGAATGATGCCTATGGTAATTACGATAAAGCAAAAGCATTTAAGCGTCAGGCTTATAACATCGGAACAGCGTTAAAAGGAATCTATACCCGAGCAAACCAACTGACAGAACTTTTAATCGCACTTAATCGACACTTTATTGACCATGTAATTAACTTGGAGAGAATCATTGATGAGTACGGAGTAGATTGGACAGATTACACTGCCAAACAGCAACAAGATATTTATAAATGTGTGCAGTTGGCTCAAACCATTAAAGTTATCTTGGATAGTCCCTTACTGAATCAAGAAGGTCAGTTAGATGAAGTATCTATGAAAATAGTTGAACAAGGTAACCAATACCTTCGTTCTTTAGCACAAGTATAATTCCTAATAATCCAAATCCTGCAAAAGGAGTCTATAATATGAACAATCGAAAATTAGCTCTACTTAATAAGTTTGAAGAGTTATTTGGCTACGTGCCTGGAAGTGATTATGCCCCACGTGTAAAAAATGCTTGTGCTATTATCTGCCAAGGGAAATATACTAGCGAAGACCTTATAGATATTACAGACACCAGCGTCTCTAGCAACGGAAGATCTGGACTTGTACTCACGGTTAATTCTGTGTGTATAAGGGATTCTGCCAATAGCACAACAAAGTTCATCGCAAAATATGAGGACATTGATTATACATTTATCAACGAAGATCGATTCTTAGGAATGGATATATCTGCACTGGAGCTCAACATGAAGTTTGGTGAAATGTACAAAATTTCGATTGATGCAATAGATAAATCACGTTTGATGGAATTCATCGACTATGCAATCTCATTGTATGAAGAAGACATCGAACTCGTATGGTAAAACCAACATTACAGTCCCCTCTCAACAATTTTGAGAGGGGTTTTTATATATCATAAATAAAAGAAAGTACGTACTTAAAGAGAGTTGTGGTTTTATACTACCGAACAGGATACTCGCTCACTGCGAGGCGTGTGCATACCTCCTCGATGACCTCCAGACCATAAATAAGACCTCTTTTATAGTCCATATGTAATAGGAAAAAAGTTTTGTGGATGTATTATAAAATTTGGAAATTTGCCGATTAAATAAGAGAGTAAAAAACTTGTTCACATTATAAGTCTAAAGGGGATTGTGTATGAAAAGGATCGGCTTATTGTTTATTGCATCTGCATTTTTATTGGGAAGCAGTTGGACTCATGATAGAGTGAATGCTGCCGGTGATTCAAAGGAAGTTTTAAATGTGCAGAGGACAGATCGAGTTATCGTTAAGCTCAAAAAACCTGCAGAAAAAACAAATATAAAAGGCATGGAAGTGCTGGCGAGCCAAGAATCGGTAAAGGAACCGATTGTAACAGTAGATGTTCCAGATGGTAAAAAGCTAGATTCATATATTAAAGAGTTAGAGAGTCGAGATGATGTAGAATATGCAGAACCAGATCATCTCATTAAATTAGACTATACGCCAAATGACTATTATTTTGACAATCAATGGCATCATCAAACAATCGAAACAGAGAGTGCATGGGATCAGACCAAAGGTTCTTCTAACGTTACCGTAGCTGTTATTGATGACGGTATTGATTTAAACCACTCTGATTTGAAGAATAAAATTGTCTCACCGTACGATACGGTTAATGACTCATCTACTACGCTGACTGCGGGGGATCATGGTACACATGTTGCTGGGATTATTGGCAGTTCCATTGACAATTATATTGGGACGGCAGGTGTGGCTCCAAATTCTAAAATTATGCCTATCGATGTTTTTACAGGTGATGGGGCATACTCCTCTGATGTTATTGAAGGAATTTATTATGCAGTTAGTAATGGAGCGGATGTTATTAACATGAGTTTAGGCAGCTCTAATTATAACTACTCATATGATGCTGCTATCCAATATGCACATGATAGTGGAGTAGTCATTGTAGCGGCAGCAGGTAACTCTGGAACAAGTACAATGCATTACCCTGCAGCTTATGACAACGTAATTGCGGTCGGTTCAACAGATCAATCCGATGTGCGCTCTTACTTTTCAAATTATGGTTACTGGGTAGACATAATGGCTCCAGGTTCGTACATTTATTCAACACTGCCTTATTCTTCATACGGTTCCATGAGCGGTACATCAATGGCTTCACCGGTTGTTGCAGGAGTAGCGGCTCTACTTTTAGCCAATGAGCCTAACCTTTCTAACGATGAAGTAGAACAGCGCTTGTATGATTCAGCCGATTACTTAGGTTCATCCTATTATTATGGATATGGAAGAGTTAATGCTAGGAAAGCACTAGGAATCGCTGAAAAAATTGCTTCACCAACTGTTTACTCTGTTTATGATTATGATACTTCTGTTACAGGATATACAAGTGGATATGATAATTACGATATTGAAGTAACAGATGGTCAAAAAGTAATTGGAACGACCGATGATTATGGCTATTTTTCGGTGACTATACCTAAGCAAAAAGCTGGAACAAAACTTTACGTAACGGCAAAATCAGGTGATAAGTCTAGTGATGCTGTAGAAATAACGGTTCAAGACGGTACAGCTCCAACAGCTCCAAAGGTTAATGAAATTTCGGACAAGCATAAAACGATAACGGGAACGGCTGAAGCAGGAGTTACCGTTTATGCAATGATTGGAGATAGTACTTATTCTGCTGCAGCAAATACCAAAGGCGCATTTTCTATTACCATTCCGCTTCAAAAAGCGGGGGCAACTGTGTATGTATGGGCAAAGGATTCTGCTGGTTATTATAGCAGCACGAGTACATATACGGTAAAGGACAAAACGGGACCATCAGCACCAAGTGTTAATGATATTACAGAGAAAGCAACAAAGGTAACAGGAAAGACTGAAGCAGGAGCAAAAGTTTCTGTTAAAATTGGTACAAAAACTTATACTGCTACTGCA is from Fictibacillus sp. b24 and encodes:
- a CDS encoding SpoIID/LytB domain-containing protein, which produces MKKYLVSLLVVTLVMGSIFFTKPKEAYAADPVVSVSLNMYIKNATALSFLPKGTYKVTESGKTLGSGKKYTIKVVKGELHLYYGSTLVSKGKTLTVKPNVVASTHLMTLYGNKTLSYLGTMKFTIESSKYIRPINTLPLEEYIKGVVPGEMDSSYHLQALKAQAIIARSYVMYRLNAKKAINDTPNIQHYTGYDSENNKTDKAIMETKGKVLTYQGNVVEAVYNASNGGYTETNQGAWPRVGAPKLPYFTAKPDTYDSKIAWTKTFSRKQISLVGKNLKKPESWWGSVVEKDKALANVLRGKLTASNQTSKIVEITSVALPKERTEGKRLLHVAFYVRYYIKDASGKVLKNTNGEAKLYGKKVTITADQFTSALGLTSKYVTGLSKTSTLFKVIGLGNGHGVGLSQTGANARAKAGWGYREILAFYYPTTTLKNDKTSSIPSALQVTGTVNYEGVNIRKSATTSSVSLGKGKLGQAVTVLGKTKEWYRIKIGSLTGYMHEEYVTVKQELAYKNGITPITSGRIQYLGSALVKEKNTIYVPLAGLSKRYAMTTKVSGSTISITSGTRKVTASLVSNTATVNGVKKMLSVRPKTINKVVYVPASFLSETGLASYYEEKAEGALWINR
- a CDS encoding S8 family peptidase, which translates into the protein MKRIGLLFIASAFLLGSSWTHDRVNAAGDSKEVLNVQRTDRVIVKLKKPAEKTNIKGMEVLASQESVKEPIVTVDVPDGKKLDSYIKELESRDDVEYAEPDHLIKLDYTPNDYYFDNQWHHQTIETESAWDQTKGSSNVTVAVIDDGIDLNHSDLKNKIVSPYDTVNDSSTTLTAGDHGTHVAGIIGSSIDNYIGTAGVAPNSKIMPIDVFTGDGAYSSDVIEGIYYAVSNGADVINMSLGSSNYNYSYDAAIQYAHDSGVVIVAAAGNSGTSTMHYPAAYDNVIAVGSTDQSDVRSYFSNYGYWVDIMAPGSYIYSTLPYSSYGSMSGTSMASPVVAGVAALLLANEPNLSNDEVEQRLYDSADYLGSSYYYGYGRVNARKALGIAEKIASPTVYSVYDYDTSVTGYTSGYDNYDIEVTDGQKVIGTTDDYGYFSVTIPKQKAGTKLYVTAKSGDKSSDAVEITVQDGTAPTAPKVNEISDKHKTITGTAEAGVTVYAMIGDSTYSAAANTKGAFSITIPLQKAGATVYVWAKDSAGYYSSTSTYTVKDKTGPSAPSVNDITEKATKVTGKTEAGAKVSVKIGTKTYTATAYSTGSFSVTIPLQKPGTAVEVWATDKAGNKGSVKKVTVKDTTPPTAPTVGEISDKSTQVSGTAEKGSTVTVKFGFNTYSTVAGDGKYAVPIFLQKAGTVFEVWAVDASGNKSKVTKVTTKDKTAPKSPVVKAVTNKSTSVTGTSEANATVIVKIGSKSYSAKAAANGTFSVKIPVQKAKVTLTVTATDAAKNVSTSVKIIVK